The nucleotide window GTTGTTCCGGCGGCATCTCGATATGGGACGTATCAGGATCAAAGGTTTTAATCGCACTCTCGGCATACGGTTTTGTGGTTGAACATCCCTGCATAGCCCCCCCCGCTACCAACATCACAAGCCAACTAATATATAAGGTAGATCTCTTTATCATTACACTAAAAATTAGGCGTTATACTAATTATAAATCGCCCACCTTCGTTACTGAATGCAAATTCTGATCGAAAAGCGAGTCCTTGTTGCGAAAGCAGATGAAACCCAAACCCATAAGAAGAACGAAAGTCACTTAGTGCAATATCGCTGTATTCAATGAACGGCTGCCCCTGATCGGTAAAAACGACTATATCCATAAAATCCCAGATCGGGTAACGATATTCGGCTGTCACCAATACCGTACCGTGCCCTCGAAACCGATTACTTGGGAAGCCTCGCAGATCGCGCGTACCCCCAAGGGAGGCTAACTCATAAAATGGGATATCGGTCGATCCGATATTTTCTTGCTTCCGTAACTGCACTTTTACACCTACCCGGCGTGTTTTGGGCAAAATAGGCACCGGCAAAAAGTGGTGTACCTCTCCTCGATATTCTAAAAATTTTAGATTGGCGTTTGTAGTTGACTGTGTCCAGCTTGCTCCTGCCTCATACTGCGTCCCACTTACTGTGCGCTTTTGCCCATTCTTGTAATTAAACGTCCAGTTGCTACCCACCGAAAATAGCTGCGTGTTACCAAGCAGTGAAGAAGGAATCCGCTCATCAAAATCATCTTCATAAGTACTCGTTTTAATTGTTCGATCTCGATATCCAAGATTTACCTCAGCGTGCAACCAGCTATTTAATCGCTGGTTATACTGTACATCAATACTGCCAAATTCACTGGCATAGCTTAAATCTTCATCATTATTATTTTGATAATACGCGCGTTCGGGATCATTTTCGTACCTTACCTCCAAGGACAATATACCTTCCGGTATCCCTTTTACAGGCATATCATACTGAAGGTCAAACTCATTATATACCTGTGAGCCAAATAAAATCTCTGCCCGGGCTCGGTGATCTTTTAAAAAAAGGTGATCGTGATAAAGCAATACTCCCGCAGCAAAGCCCTGCTCTCCTCCAATTTCAATCAGTGGCAGGAAGCCATACGGCCCGCGTTTTCCCTCAAACCAGTGGGGATATTCATCCTCGGCATATTTTATAGCATATCCTACAGGGCGCGTAACCCAATGCAGAAGATACGAGGGGGATGCCAAAATATGATAGCCAATACCTCGTTCCGTTTTATAAGGTTCTTTATTGGGATTTTCATCACCTGCCTTGGAAGTCGTCGTTGATTGCGGAAAAGCACTTAACGGATAAAGTAACCCCATAGCCAGCAGAAGAATTACCGCCCATTCCTTACCTCTGATCAAATGATATGTACTTAACAAACTCATTATCTTTCTGACCTAAGAGGTATTTTTACATGATCCGGGCGTTGCTCTTCAGATACTGAAATCTTTGAAAAGCCCTTGTGCTCCAACTCTTCTTCAAGCTCTGGATGGCAGATCTCACGGAAAAAATGCATTGCTTTTTCAGCACTATTTATCGAACTATTAAAATTATTATCTGGAATGCGACCCGTATTGTAGGCCTCCAAAATTGGAATCAATACCTTCCGGATATCCCATGAGATAAGGTTTTCAATAAACTCAATAGCATTAGCTTTCAGGTTTGCATCATTTCCTACAATAGCCTTGTAAGCATTTTCAATATCATTGATATCATTATTGAGACTTAGCAGACGAAAAATATTTTCAAAGGTTTGGTCTACCTCGTATTCAAGAATCTCATTCGCATTCTCTGTAAGGGGAACTCTGCTCTTCTGATGGACTTCGTGTGCTTTTACCAATTTTGAGTATCGACCGATTTCCCTAATCACATTTTGAGAAATGATTTCAT belongs to Fodinibius sp. Rm-B-1B1-1 and includes:
- a CDS encoding BamA/TamA family outer membrane protein, with product MSLLSTYHLIRGKEWAVILLLAMGLLYPLSAFPQSTTTSKAGDENPNKEPYKTERGIGYHILASPSYLLHWVTRPVGYAIKYAEDEYPHWFEGKRGPYGFLPLIEIGGEQGFAAGVLLYHDHLFLKDHRARAEILFGSQVYNEFDLQYDMPVKGIPEGILSLEVRYENDPERAYYQNNNDEDLSYASEFGSIDVQYNQRLNSWLHAEVNLGYRDRTIKTSTYEDDFDERIPSSLLGNTQLFSVGSNWTFNYKNGQKRTVSGTQYEAGASWTQSTTNANLKFLEYRGEVHHFLPVPILPKTRRVGVKVQLRKQENIGSTDIPFYELASLGGTRDLRGFPSNRFRGHGTVLVTAEYRYPIWDFMDIVVFTDQGQPFIEYSDIALSDFRSSYGFGFHLLSQQGLAFRSEFAFSNEGGRFIISITPNF